The following are encoded in a window of Sphingobium sp. AP49 genomic DNA:
- a CDS encoding DUF5818 domain-containing protein translates to MPRGTRHELIGILLGGDPYPVLRVADGGEWRLDCPRSCRHLIGQKVRVVGTRSDFDMLDVEQIEPA, encoded by the coding sequence ATGCCACGCGGCACGCGGCACGAACTGATCGGCATCCTGCTTGGCGGCGATCCCTATCCCGTGCTGCGTGTGGCTGATGGCGGGGAATGGCGGCTCGATTGCCCCAGATCCTGCCGGCATCTTATTGGCCAGAAGGTCCGGGTCGTGGGAACGAGATCCGATTTCGACATGCTCGATGTCGAGCAGATCGAGCCGGCCTGA